Below is a window of Musa acuminata AAA Group cultivar baxijiao chromosome BXJ3-11, Cavendish_Baxijiao_AAA, whole genome shotgun sequence DNA.
CCACCTGACCCGCATGGAAACAAGAAATCAAAGGCCATTGGGGGAAAGAAGCAGTCCTCGGAGTTGTCAGATTACAGTGGCGCCCATCCAGCTGAGAAGAAACTCTATGTGCAGGCCTTCAAGAGTTGTGTTGTGCTGCTCTCGAAGCTGATGAAGCACAAGTATGGCTGGGTGTTCAATAAGCCGGTCGACGCAAAGGCCCTTGGCCTGCATGACTACTATAACATCATCAAGCACCCAATGGATCTTGGCACTGTGAAGTCCAGCCTTGCCAAGAACTGGTACAAGTCCCCACAAGATTTTGCCGAGGATGTAAGGCTAACCTTTTGCAATGCCATGACTTACAACCCCAAGGGGCAGGATGTCCATGTCATGGCTGAGCAACTTCTGCAGGTATTTGAGGAGCATTGGCCTGCCATTGAGGCCGAGTTCGCCTATTTTTCCCATCCACCGGCCCCCAAGAAGCCCCCACCTCTTGACATGAGAATGCTGGAGAGATCAGACTCCACCGTGCATCCTGTGGTGGTTGAGCCAAAGACAAAGCCAGTGAACCAGCCGACTCACGTAGGCCGCGCACCTGCTTTGAAGAAGCCAAAGGCCAAGGATATGAATAAGAGGGATATGACTTtcgaagagaagcaaaaactgagTAATAACCTGCAGAAGCTGCCTCCGGAGAAGCTGGAGAGCATTGTGCAGATTATTAAGAAGAGGAATTCATCGCTTAACCAGCATGATGATGAGATTGAAGTGGATATAGATAGTGTCGACGTGGAGACACTGTGGGAGCTGGATAGATTTGTCACGAATTACAAAAAGAGTTTGAGTAAGAACAAGAGGAAGGCTGAACTTGCAATTCTAGCTAGGCAGGAGGCCGAACTTAACACACAGGAAATGGCGCAGGGAATGGTATTACTTGGCATATCGTAGCTTTTGTTTTTTGTCAGTATGTTCATTCGGAACTATACATTTACTCTTAGCTCAATCGGCCTTGTCCTAGATTCAAGAGGCAGTTGTTGCTGAAGTACTTGAGAAGAGCAAGACAGGTAAACTACAGGTGTCTCCAGGTTTCTTTTGGTTGCAATACGTCATCAGATGCTTATTAGCTTATTTGAAAATGTAGCGGTTAATGAGAAATTTGCAGCTTCTTCATCACCAGTTGAAGGTGCAAAAAAGGGAGAAAATGCAAGTAGATCTAGTAGTTCAAGCAGCTCTAGTAGTGATTCAGGATCATCATCAAGTGGTACTGGGCTCCATTGTCTTTTGTTTTCAATGACATTCACGGCTTATTACATTCTGAGAATATTAATATGTAGCAACTATTTCTGACTGGAGTGACTTAGATGAAGCACTTACTTTTGTGCAGATTCAGATAGTGAAAGCTCCTCTGCATATGGTTCTGATGCTGCACGTTCGCCTAGAACATGAACTGATTTAGGAAAGGTAGGGATTGATTATTTCTGAATTCAACTATCATAATTGTTTTCTGTTTACTACATATGACTAGGTTGTTGTATCTCTCTGTCAAATGCCTCTTACTGTGCATTATTTTGTAGTTTTGCCTAAGATACAACAACCAGATTGTAGTCGTTACATTATATGTTGCTCTTAACCATATGCGTGTACATGTTCATGAGaatttcatatatacatatatccaaGTGTCTGATTCGCCGAGGAGACAAATTGGATACAAGGACATGtacaagaataataattaaaatacaaAAAAGTACTTGTATTCTAATGTTAAGAACATATACAATATTGAAGTTTAAGTGCATAAGAAGCCtgagaatcataaaaaaaatgcttATTCTGTCATCGGATTTAGTGACAGTCGCTACCAGTTTCAATAACCTATCGGGTTAGTATATACTGAATGTCTTAGATGCTATATGGACCTGTACTGTCTGATATTATTGAATGATTAAATAAAAGTTAAAAATGACTGCATATGAATTGGGACTGGTTTTATGATTCAATTCTAGTACTTGATTGGACTGGTACATACAGGTGTACATTTCAGCCTGGTGAGCATTTAAAACCTTGATTGTCATGTTGGATACTGGAATAATATAATGGAGTCTGCTAAGTGTCGTTCCTGTATGCAAGTGATATGCATCCAAATTTTTACATGAGAGCTAATATAGAAATGTTTGTTGTTGAACATTTTCCACACCATTTccatttcaaaatcatgcatgTATCTGGCTTCCAGTCCACAATCCATTTGATAGTTGAAtcttatttaatttattaaagaAGGAATGATATTTTTGGTGCTTAGTTTTTTCTAGCCATTAGTTCAAATCTTGTATATTATAAGGTAGTTACATTTGCTTAAAAAAATAGTTAGATGCATGAGGCAATATCAACAGCTCAATTGCACTTTAGTAGTTAGTTGGCACTTATCATGTAGGTCGGGAGTCTATTTGGGTGGAGGGAAGTGGCAATTTTTAGGCAGACCTTAGCTGGTCCTGtttgaaataaaattaatttgTGGATCAATATCTCTAGTTTGTGGTGGCATTCTCTTGTTTTAGTTAGCATTTAATCTTTGCACCATCAGTAGTTGATAATGATATAAAACTAATTTAAATCATGGATGCCATATGGTGTGTTTTACATTATTAGTTCATAAGTTGGAATAGATGGAATGCCTGCTTAGCAGGCTTGTTGATAATTGTGATCAAGTGCTCTAGCATCTATGAAGGATAGACATGAAAAAATGCTTGTGTCCCTATCAGATACTGACATTTGTCACTCACAGCAAAGCTATATTGATTATACAGTTGGAGTCTAAATCAGTTTGCAAGCTAtttcaggaaaaaaaaatctGTGCCCTTTTCTGTCTGTTGGTCGATCTCTCTCTCATTTTCTGCTTGTTTCTGTTTCTTGACCTATTTTTTCCTCTTCTCCCATTTTATGTGTTCATTTTTTAAATGTGATTCGAGCTGCAGTATTCCATCTGCTGTTTGGAGTCATCTTTTGCACCAGTTCATCATTTATTTATCTTGGTCcatatactttctccttttctgtTACAGAACCTGAATGTGTCCCTTTTCAGCATATATTTGTCGTAAAACTGATCTTATTTACCAAAAAATCTGTACAGGGCAAGATTCATTCATGTTGAGTCAAGAAGTCACGGGATGTAAAAAGAGAGTGTGACATATGGTGGGGCCTTTACGATAGATTTGAATGTCTCTTGTTAGGAACCCACATAACTGTGCAATCATGAATTTAATCAGGTGAGATGGACTGAGTCTAGTTGTCAGCACATATGAAGATTTCTCCTAGCTGGATTGTCGATATGCATGGGCTTATCACTTATACCACTGTGAAGTGGCATTATCAAGGTGGGAAAGCATGAGGGAAACTATGAATCCTTTGAGGCAACTATGCAGACAAAAAAATGTtgttctatttggaaattccagttGGCAGGATTGCCTTGGTTGAACattggaaaaaaaatcaaaatctcctTAGGAGCAAGCCAGATGTGCTGCTGAGGTGATTTCCCAAATTGAGCAGTTGGCTATGTTTTCACCAGAAGGAATACCATTGGATGGACTTGCATAGCTTGCTTGGCAATGCCATTGGATAACATAGTAATTGGTCATTGGTATAGCTATGAATATGGACTTTAGTTGATGTTACCACATGCTTGCAAAATCACGACAATCAAATTTGATGGGCCATCCATGTAAGGGATCTGGATGGTGTGATCAACCAACACAGGGTCGAGTGCTTGCATCATTGCAACTTGTGGCACACAATTGATGGATTTACCATAATATATTTTCAGTGGATGTGCCATTCTTTATGATTGAAGATTATCTGCTTTAATGAATCAAATATGGTGGTACATCCTAGTGGTATAGTCTGAATGATATTTACTCAAATTGGTTTGGGAGGTATTTACCAAATGGATTAGCCCAAATATGGATTTTGCACCCTTTAAACTAGGCATCTCTTTCCTATAATTTTCTCTTTACACTTTTACACTTCCATTCACTTTCATTATCTTGAAAACTCACAAATATCTCTAAAATTTTTCTTGACTTCCTTTTAAAATGATTGAAGAACATTTGTAAGAGCTTTTTACTTTAAGAAGAAGATTCAATCTCCTAGATCCGGTCTGATTTCCTTtcaaatcaatgtaaatttgaatctaatctcTAGGTCAACTTTATGCAATTAGGTTTGGGTTTATAATTATTGTTATATCTTAAGCCTAGATCTTTGCCAATTTACCGATAGATATAGAAAAATTAACCCTAGATTATTGTAGATTTAAGCCATATCCATGTGAATCATTAAGGATAGTTCCATGAGGATCTACACTAATTTAGGCTACATGCATCCAGATTAGCCTAGATTTGCATGGATCTAGCATAGAAATACAAAAAGTGTAGATCATTACAAATCTGGCACTAATTTTTGTATGAGTATGAATTTGTGGATCTTATATGTTCAGAACTTTTATTATGGAAAATGGTCCTAGAGTAGAAATGTTTCGATTCGGCATTAGGGTTGGAGTAGCACCATTATTGATGGTATTTACATTACGACCATATCAGTCGGTGTGAAGGAATAATTCGAATGATGGAGTATGTGGTTGGTAGATTTTCCGATGTAGCAAAATGCAAGAAGTTGCCTCAAGAGATGAGAAAGACCTTTAGAGGAGACTTGACGCTCGAAAAATATTACGATTGAGAAAAAGATCGAGTATATGACATGCATACTACAAAGCCTCATGCCTATGATTAGTATGGGAGTCGTGACAATGATGTTGAAGGTGACCTTAACTTTGTAACTAACTGACATTCATGCTTTGTTAGAGTTTCAACACATGTTCGAGTCCCTTACTATCATAGTATGATATCCTCAATCTAGGAGGCCAATCCGCCCTAAAAGAGAGATACAATACCTATCTAAATAAGAAGGTACAAGAGATTAGAGACGATTAAATCATTCAAGGAGTGGGACCTCTATGGTGTTGCAATAATGTACGCACTTGGTTCGGACCCACAACAAAATAAGCACCATTAACTTGTTTATTGCAACAAAAGGGTTGTTATTTGTTGTTGCTTTTAAAAAGATTCATGATGCTAACTATATAGAGGTTCAATGAACATAGAAAGTAAGGAGATTACATTAGAGTATGTTGTGTAGGTGGTGATAGAAAATGAGGCAAATTTCGAGAAGACCAACCTGATGGAGTTTAGAAATATTTATTTTGGGCGCCATGTGTAGCCTTATTATATTGACTTGATAAAGGGCATCGGTGGTTtgatcagtgatttcaataggtgctcgggcgaggcgaggcgaggcccgagcgcctcgcttcatttccaggcggcacgcttcaaagaggcgtcgcttgggcgctcgcccgagcccaggcgccgggcacttcgggcgagcgcctgggttaaactaggcgaccgaaccagcgttttaggtctggtttggtcttcggtgctttagttggttcaagcgAACTAGCTAAATCATCGATATCaacgtgacttccccaaccctaaccctgctcgtcgttcACGCTATCGCTACTCGTtgccgccgctcctgctccctctCCCGCTGCTCGTTGCTGTCACTGTCATTGTCGTCGCTCTcattgctcgctgctaccgctgccgctgccacttctGCCGCTCGgcgttgccgctgctcgccgctaccaTTGCCACTGtcttcgctcgccgctcccgctcctgctgctcgttgctgccgttgccgctgctcgctactaccgttgccactgtctccactcgccgctcccgctcccgctgcttgttgttgccgctgccactgtcgctgcttgTCGCTCCCGTTGTCGCTGTTGCTGCTCGCGGCTacagctgccgctgccactgtcgtcgctcgtcgctTCCGCTCccacttttctcagtcagcacctcAGTCTTCCCTtgcactcttctcttctctttcgatagtatactgttaactgtatacagtatactgttaactgtataccagtaataatatttatatttattagattaataatatattattttgattttaatactgttaatttttatttatttgaaattattgttaggtttcaggatAAATGACGAGTGtatagagcaactcaatagagtctccaatgacataaaaaaaaaaaattctgtatggaagtataattatctaaaggatccgaaagatcctaatgcagtgacttgcaggttctgcgataagactactagaggtggtatttttcgtgcaaaacaacatctagtaggaaatttcaagaatgcagcagcttgcaaaaagtgtccacttgaggtaaaagaagagttgctgagttatatgaatgaaaacaagacgcaaaagaatgaatcttatgagaatttactagaagacaatgttgaacatctcagggatgaagaagaagattattctatgagtattaacccaagtgggtAAAAAAGTAtacaacaaaaaaggaaaaaaagttatgagtactaagaagggtaaaaaaggactgatggatctatatatgtttcaaggatcacagaagcaacaagggcaaacaggaggctcaaaatttagataaacaaatataaatgatgcttgtgataaagaaataagaagaagaacaatTCAACACATTATTCGCTTCTTCTATTAGGCTGATCTTCCCCTtaatacaactcgtttagacagttttaaggaaatgattgaagctcttggaagatatggtgcgggattaaaacctccaagttattatgagatgcgagttccattgttgcaaaaagaattgaattatataaatgacttactaaagggtcataaagaattataggcaacacatggttgctctattatgtcagatgtttggactgacaggaggcgcaggagtataattaattttatggttaactgttctttagggactatgtttgtgaagttacTAGATgcttcttttgtaaaatctggagacaagatatatgatttacttgacaagttcatggaagaaattggagaacaaaatgttGTTCAAATCATAattgacaatggaagcaactatgtattagctggtaatattcatcttttgaatttttaattattttatcttcaattaaatatgttaaactcctaagtcttatcatttttgttatcctttgtcttaggtaaattgcttgaaacaaaaatacaacacttatattggactccatgtgcgacacattgtattgatttaatgttggaggatattggaaagatcttagacatcaagaaaaccttagaaagggtaattttttgttgttggatttctttataatcatattgaggctttgaatatgatgagagaattcacagggaataaagaattagtgagatatggtgtcactcaatttgctacttcattcttgacattacagagcgtgcatcgtcaaaaacataatatgagaaacatatttacctctaagaaatgggtgacaagcaaatgagcaaaagaagcaaaaggcaagagggctactgatatcatcttaatgccatccttttggaatcctgtagtctatatattaaaggtaatgggtcctcttgttcgagtccttcggttggtggataatgaaaataaacctgcaatgagatatatttatgaggttatggatagagcaaaggagacgattaaaaggtcttttaatgaaaatgaagaaaaatatgagaaaatttttacaatcattgacgaaagatggaattgtcaacttcatcatcCCTTACATGcaacaagatattatttgaaccatgaattcttttataagattaaatctgttgggttggatgcagaagttttggatgagttatatcagtgtgttgcaagattagttctaaGCTTTGTggtgcaagataagattattcgtgaCGTAGTTGTCTTGGATCGAACGACCATTGAAATTCTAAAAAGACATTCGACATTTTTATATAGAGATCATttgtaataataacataaattttacagctgaatggtggagtctatttggaaattccaccccgaacttacagcaatttgctatcaaaatacttagtttgacatgtagtgcttcgggttgtgagcgaaactggagtgtctttgagcatgtaaggatcactaaatatttttgttttaattaattaattaatttagatagatgtattaatatatttttaaattatatgatataACAGACtcactcaaagagaagaaatcggttggacatcaacgattacacgatcttgtttacataaagtataatcaagctttgaaggctcgttataatttgcaaaatagaattgatccaatctcattgcaagatattgatggttcaaatgagtggttggtgaGAGAAATAGGTGCCAACTTGCAAGAtgccgaagacgagcttgtatttgaagatgatagattgacatggagagatgtggcaagagcttcaggtgctggagaattataaacatatacaagacatatgacaaagagaaaaatgagtgcaaaagtatCAAACTCGGCtcttgctattgttgaagacatagagaataaaacatattttcatgaagaggaaggacaagaggaagaggacgaattcaatgaagatgatttgtgtgaaaatgacgataatattgattatgatgaatgactttgatataaaattttattgttttgaattttgaaactttttgttaatgtgacattgtgattttgtaccttagattttcataatttaatagcatatttttatttaaaattttaaataattatatttattaattatattatatatttttatattttagcgtctcacttCACTTGGGTGAGCGCCTAGTGCCTcgtgcgtttttggaccttagcgccttttggcgcctagcgatttttaaatcactgggttTGATGATAGTCAAGAGGATAATAGCAAGGGCCGAGATAATCAGTAGATACATCTACAATCATCATTGTTGCATGCTTTGATTTAAATACTCATATACGGAGTGAGATCCTACGGCTTGACATCGCCTGATTTGTCAAAAAGTGGTCTATATGGTCAGACTTTGGGTAGTTTGTCTGTTAGGGACCATGACAAGACACAACATGTTAAGACATTTAATCGACAAGACAAAGGATCTAAGCTTCGTAGTAAATTGATTTGTTGGACATAATTCCCGAGCAATAGATTTAGTCGGTGATGAGAGACCTTCATAATATGCACTTTATGAGGTCTATGGAGATAATAGTGATATAAACAGGAGTGTGTTGACCGATGATCTTGGTCACCATAGCGGATAATCATGATTGATATGAACAACATGAGAATCTACATGGTTTGTTAATGATTGCTAGGATAAAGGAAAGATTGTTAATTATTATAAGAAGATTAAACAAAACCTATACGATCTCGACATTGACAAGTGTTTAGATCATTCACTTCTTACTATGGTGGATCACATGGCCAACAAATGTATGGTGACACTTGATTATAATTATCATGCAACGGAAGTGTAATGTCGAGGGTTGCAGCTCTAGTACACTTCATCCAATAAATGATTGTACTTGCCCCAAGTTCCTCCTACCACACTATCATGAACATAACTTATTTTGCCTAAGCTCTGTGACACCCTTGTGATACCCGTTCGTAAAAGGGTTAACCTCTCCAAAACCTCACAAGGTATACTAaggacatgttaaaaaaaaaagctaCCAGGTTAGTTAAAATGGGAAAGCATGGAGCAAACTACCGCCATTATACTGTTGAAGCGTAGCTTGAGTTCATATAAGCATAGCTCAACAAAACATTTTATTTGACAACTGAAATGGTCACACTTCGCTTGTAGGGGATGATCGTGCAACAAAAGGGTCCAAGGCTAGTCCCTTGTGCGCCAAGTCCTCGTGCAAAAGTGATTATGCGACATTGGTTGCAGGATCGAGTGATAGCATAACCCTAGACATTAGCCTGGAGCCCTACCACCTTAGACGCTACTGCAAGCTTGAGGCCTTGTTTTGGGAGGTTTTGCTCAAGAGTGATGATCTCTCGTGAATTCCACCTACATGCCAAAAAGGCTATACGATCCAATTAAAATTGGGTTGCCAATCCTGATATAAACCCCTTATGTGTTGCTTAAGGCATGAATATATCGAAAAGATAGTCGACTGCATAGACACGATTTCACACTTTACAAGCTTGTGCGAACAGTTCATGGGAGAAAGTACATTGCATTCTATTGCGCTTATTGCTTCAACGTTCTTGTTGAAGTCTTTGCGAATGTTGCACCTCCCTTGGTTGTGAAGCTCCCCGTTGGTCTCTTGATACTACTACTAGTAGTTGAACTTTGATTTGCCAACATTGCCTGAACTCACCATTGACTCTGACTATAGTATGGGGTtggttgatttataataatttttgttGGTACCTATAGATCCTTTTGAGGAAGGAAaatgatctttttctttttgcatgacagTCCCACGAATATCTTGCACCAATTGAACTGGATTGATGCTTATTGAAGCTTATTGAGCATCACCTCGAAGAATTTTGAGGCCTTCTTTGTAAATTTTTACTAATCGATTCACTCTTTTGCCTAGCCCTTGCCTCTAGGTAGATTCACATTAACTATGCATTTTGATGTCATTT
It encodes the following:
- the LOC135583137 gene encoding transcription factor GTE4-like isoform X1, with protein sequence MASPSERAFMASGPLVGGGAGGDGSREKHRWAESSKVYTRKSSNKTPKPSSNPQPPAPSAAENNDLDSARRQHSQPAPAPPAASDDASSSLNRPPADPAIAANGHGRSVTISLASRSRQEMQELRRKLATELEQVRALSRRLEAHELQLASAAVAPAAGYTHSQLSATDPNTPVAAKRAPELATPTNAAAGPFSRQLSVSVSAMENNLSEGVEKEKRTPKANQYYQNSDFVLGKEKFPPPDPHGNKKSKAIGGKKQSSELSDYSGAHPAEKKLYVQAFKSCVVLLSKLMKHKYGWVFNKPVDAKALGLHDYYNIIKHPMDLGTVKSSLAKNWYKSPQDFAEDVRLTFCNAMTYNPKGQDVHVMAEQLLQVFEEHWPAIEAEFAYFSHPPAPKKPPPLDMRMLERSDSTVHPVVVEPKTKPVNQPTHVGRAPALKKPKAKDMNKRDMTFEEKQKLSNNLQKLPPEKLESIVQIIKKRNSSLNQHDDEIEVDIDSVDVETLWELDRFVTNYKKSLSKNKRKAELAILARQEAELNTQEMAQGMIQEAVVAEVLEKSKTAVNEKFAASSSPVEGAKKGENASRSSSSSSSSSDSGSSSSDSDSESSSAYGSDAARSPRT
- the LOC135583137 gene encoding transcription factor GTE4-like isoform X2 → MASPSERAFMASGPLVGGGAGGDGSREKHRWAESSKVYTRKSSNKTPKPSSNPQPPAPSAAENNDLDSARRQHSQPAPAPPAASDDASSSLNRPPADPAIAANGHGRSVTISLASRSRQEMQELRRKLATELEQVRALSRRLEAHELQLASAAVAPAAGYTHSQLSATDPNTPVAAKRAPELATPTNAAAGPFSRQLSVSVSAMENNLSEGVEKEKRTPKANQYYQNSDFVLGKEKFPPPDPHGNKKSKAIGGKKQSSELSDYSGAHPAEKKLYVQAFKSCVVLLSKLMKHKYGWVFNKPVDAKALGLHDYYNIIKHPMDLGTVKSSLAKNWYKSPQDFAEDVRLTFCNAMTYNPKGQDVHVMAEQLLQVFEEHWPAIEAEFAYFSHPPAPKKPPPLDMRMLERSDSTVHPVVVEPKTKPVNQPTHVGRAPALKKPKAKDMNKRDMTFEEKQKLSNNLQKLPPEKLESIVQIIKKRNSSLNQHDDEIEVDIDSVDVETLWELDRFVTNYKKSLSKNKRKAELAILARQEAELNTQEMAQGMIQEAVVAEVLEKSKTASSSPVEGAKKGENASRSSSSSSSSSDSGSSSSDSDSESSSAYGSDAARSPRT
- the LOC135583137 gene encoding transcription factor GTE4-like isoform X3; amino-acid sequence: MASPSERAFMASGPLVGGGAGGDGSREKHRWAESSKVYTRKSSNKTPKPSSNPQPPAPSAAENNDLDSARRQHSQPAPAPPAASDDASSSLNRPPADPAIAANGHGRSVTISLASRSRQEMQELRRKLATELEQVRALSRRLEAHELQLASAAVAPAAGYTHSQLSATDPNTPVAAKRAPELATPTNAAAGPFSRQLSVSVSAMENNLSEGVEKEKRTPKANQYYQNSDFVLGKEKFPPPDPHGNKKSKAIGGKKQSSELSDYSGAHPAEKKLYVQAFKSCVVLLSKLMKHKYGWVFNKPVDAKALGLHDYYNIIKHPMDLGTVKSSLAKNWYKSPQDFAEDVRLTFCNAMTYNPKGQDVHVMAEQLLQVFEEHWPAIEAEFAYFSHPPAPKKPPPLDMRMLERSDSTVHPVVVEPKTKPVNQPTHVGRAPALKKPKAKDMNKRDMTFEEKQKLSNNLQKLPPEKLESIVQIIKKRNSSLNQHDDEIEVDIDSVDVETLWELDRFVTNYKKSLSKNKRKAELAILARQEAELNTQEMAQGMIQEAVVAEVLEKSKTVEGAKKGENASRSSSSSSSSSDSGSSSSDSDSESSSAYGSDAARSPRT